A section of the Micromonas commoda chromosome 14, complete sequence genome encodes:
- a CDS encoding predicted protein — MFAVCNFGEINVGRLPNGAKRTPSLGEKAQRRVASHVCVERSRGVPRPYRLGREAATMTAHSPDAPPGDDDPRSEGYGYGGRIASFRANEFARIDDSGVAYCDHAGAPPHSESLVRESLRMMERTLLGNPHSAHDAGARTKALVDEARDATLTHLNAPFGEYAVVFTSGATGAMRLLAEAFPWSAGRSEFAYTRGNHTSVVGARGCAMAAGAKVSVVDVVATDSTSSVGSSGESKLLDDDDAERGWRVTRSHEIVPETADGVHGDRTHAPVREEPGAYHSTNGARPVSHSLFAYSAECNLSGERRPPTVARAFVNGERGAGGSDEAHQTTRWWTVCDAAKACALAPPDLSAADAPDFVLVAYYKIFGFPAGVGALVARRRALEVLTPRYFGGGVAAGVDACEDFFVRRDGAEGFEDGTLPFTAIAAIPAGFRSLARLAEDPPAHHGDGDGDEKSAPGDGDSTQTRATNRRGSREGAERADAHARAVAARCVTSLLSLKHRSNGAPVVVVYGWSTTELNAATGPGVRVGSPLGVTGQGPTVAFNVLSQHGTHVGYAAVERALAASGVHVRTGCCCNPGACDYFTSLPLARASKTADDDGPLRTGGCGGDADGDSPAGMGGGRPGRPRALHAAGKVCGDGVDVDDGGVATGVCRASFGWCSTFEDADALVATIAEHFVLEEDERVVNTEEDERVASPSTEPRALTPTAIVASLCVYPLKSAAAFSPPSGSWPLGPNGLLFDREWALVSPRGVVLHQRTCPRLVKLTPVIDVDAGVMRVSVLGEPELGRCEVALAGGSNGGGTGVSVRLCGEDTRVTVGDDDVDAWFTAAVGAPCSLVRQRAGARRSIRRAPTDADDDESQSRSPPTIGLANSAQILLVSQSSVDHLQGLVDGRRRRGRGAVEAGGGARGTTVTATVTSANESSVEVEFVSRFRPNVVVSGDALPPYDEESPAWTSLEIGDAPGGGGGQPARARLRAVRPCERCSAVGVEQTSGERTAEPMLSLSRFRSGSRAAGGGGGGVTFGVLFDVDAGDGAGYGVLSVGDVVRAVGCAAAATAA, encoded by the coding sequence ATGTTCGCAGTCTGCAATTTTGGAGAAATAAATGTCGGTCGGTTGCCAAACGGAGCCAAACGGACACCATCTCTCGGCGAAAAGGCGCAGCGAAGAGTCGCGAGCCACGTGTGCGTCGAGCgctctcgcggcgtcccccggCCGTATCGGCTCGGACGGGAGGCGGCCACGATGACGGCGCACTCGCCGGACGCCccgccgggcgacgacgacccgcggAGCGAGGGGTACGGCTACGGCGGTCGCATAGCCTCCTTCCGCGCGAACGAGTTTGCGCGCATCGACGACTCCGGCGTCGCCTACTGCGaccacgcgggcgcgcccccTCACTCCGAATCGCTGGTGCGCGAGTCGCTGCGGATGATGGAACGCACGCTGCTGGGCAACCCGCACAGTgcgcacgacgccggggcgcggaccaaggcgctggtggacgaggcgagggacgccacGCTGACGCACCTCAACGCGCCATTCGGCGAGTACGCGGTGGTGTTCACGTCCGGcgccacgggcgcgatgcgacTCCTGGCGGAGGCGTTCCCGTGGTCCGCGGGGAGGTCGGAGTTTGCGTACACGCGGGGGAACCACACCAGCGTggtgggcgcgcggggatgcgcgatggcggcgggcgcgaaaGTCTCGGtggtggacgtcgtcgcgacggattCGACATCCTCCGTCGGATCCTCGGGAGAATCAAaactcctcgacgacgacgacgccgaacgcggctggcgcgtgACTCGCAGCCACGAGATCGTCCCGGAaaccgcggacggcgtccaCGGGGATCGAACCCACGCGCCTGTACGCGAAGAACCCGGCGCGTACCACTCGACGAACGGCGCACGCCCCGTCTCGCACAGCCTCTTCGCGTACAGCGCCGAGTGCAACCTCAGCGGCGAgaggcggccgccgacggtggcgcgggcGTTCGTGAACGgcgagaggggcgcggggggatcgGACGAAGCGCATCagacgacgcgctggtggaccgtgtgcgacgccgcgaaggcgtgCGCGCTGGCCCCGCCCGatctctccgccgccgacgcgcccgactTCGTGCTCGTCGCCTATTACAAAATATTCGGCTTTCCCGCGGGagtcggcgcgctcgtggcgaggcgtcgcgctctGGAGGTGCTGACGCCGAGGtacttcggcggcggggtcgccgcgggggtggacgcgtgcgaggaCTTCTTCGTCaggcgcgacggagcggaGGGGTTCGAGGACGGCACGCTACCGTTCACCGCAATCGCGGCGATACCCGCGGGCTTTCggtccctcgcgcggctggcggaGGATCCCCCGGCGCAtcacggggacggggacggggacgaaaagtcggcacccggggatgGGGATTCGACCCAAACTCGCGCAACAAACCGTCGGGGAAgccgcgagggtgccgaacgcgccgacgcgcacgcccgcgcggtcgcggcgcgctgcgtcACGTCGCTGCTCTCCCTCAAACATCGATCAAACGgcgctcccgtcgtcgtcgtgtaCGGCtggtcgacgacggagtTGAACGCAGCGACCGGGccgggcgtccgcgtcgggtccCCGCTCGGCGTCACCGGCCAAGGACCCACCGTGGCGTTCAACGTGCTGAGTCAGCACGGGACGCACGTCGggtacgccgccgtcgaacgaGCATTGGCAGCGTCGGGCGTCCACGTCAGGACCGGGTGCTGCTGCAACCCGGGAGCGTGCGACTACTTCACGAGTCtcccgctcgctcgcgcgtctaaaaccgcggacgacgacgggcccTTAAGGACGGGGGGAtgcgggggcgacgccgacggtgactcaccggccGGGATGGGAGGCGGTCGTCccggtcgcccgcgcgcgcttcacGCCGCGGGTAAGgtgtgcggcgacggcgtggacgtggacgacggcggcgtcgccaccggtGTTTGCAGGGCGTCCTTCGGGTGGTGCTCGACGTttgaggacgccgacgcgctcgtcgcgacgatcgccgaACACTTCGTATTGGAAGAAGATGAACGCGTCGTCAACACGGAAgaggacgaacgcgtcgcctcACCTTCGACGGAACCTCGCGCActcacgccgacggcgatcgtcgcgagcctTTGCGTGTATCCCCtgaagagcgcggcggcgttttcgCCCCCGTCCGGTTCGTGGCCCCTCGGTCCCAACGGCCTCCTGTTCGACAGGGAGTGGGCGCTGGTatcgccccgcggcgtcgtcctgcATCAACGAACGTGCCCGCGTCTCGTGAAGCTGACGCCGGTgatcgacgtggacgccgggGTGATGCGCGTGAGCGTGCTCGGGGAGCCGGAGCTCGGTCGGTGCGAGGTCGCGCTTGCTGGGGGatcgaacggcggcggcaccggcgtgAGCGTCCGCCTGTGCGGCGAGGACACTCGCGTGAccgtgggcgacgacgacgtcgacgcgtggttcaccgccgcggtcggcgcgccgTGCTCATTGGTTCGtcaacgcgcgggcgcgcgccgatcgatcCGACGAGCCCCCACAGacgcagacgacgacgaatcgcaatcgcgttcgccgcccaCCATCGGGCTCGCCAACAGCGCGCAGATACTGCTGGTGAGCCAGTCCAGCGTGGACCACCTCCAGGGCTTGGtggacggacgacgacgacgcggacggggggcggtcgaggcgggcgggggcgcgaggggcacgACCGTTACAGCGACCGTTACGAGCGCTAACGAGTCGAGCGTCGAGGTGGAATTTGTCTCGCGGTTTCGTCccaacgtcgtcgtctccggcgacgcgttaCCGCCGTACGACGAGGAATCCcccgcgtggacgtcgcTTGAGATTGGCGACGCTCCCGGGGGTGGGGGGGGTcagccggcgcgcgcgcggcttcgcgcgGTGCGACCGTGCGAGCGGTGCTCCGCGGTCGGTGTTGAGCAGACGAGCGGCGAGCGGACGGCGGAGCCGATGCTGTCGCTGTCGCGGTTTCGATcgggctcgcgggcggcgggcgggggcggcggtggggtgACGTTCGGGGTTCTgttcgacgtggacgcgggtGATGGTGCGGGGTACGGGGTGTTGagcgtcggtgacgtcgtgcgcgccgtgggatgcgccgcggcggcgacggcggcgtga
- a CDS encoding major facilitator superfamily (multidrug efflux) — protein MSGGMAASGRYVASRAARRGANGGFAGGVPWRVPIVRARAKRAFFAPVAASSARSRRGRVLDVATRAVEPEAVTVDDDDLLFGLPKRDVGEPLAILLASQFVLFIGVGALLPALPLYAQNIGLSGSANGIVLSAPALAMLLLNLPAGKLVDSWGRKQMMMAGMAVIALSDLATSQCRTVAALIPARLALGAGRAAAENGDRAYLADLTDRFPSARGTMSGSQQAIQALGLVIGPLIGGRAVEAFGAPTVFLLISGAAFACTGGYSLLPDINVAAEREEERIALSMDMSAEEEEEMERELEAIKAKSDWRVLLASDRQRVITAAAAANALGFVAKLTCIPWFATQALDATPAQVGELFSVTALLGMVSAPLSGIIADKIGLKAVVVASLGMCAAGLVVAQDSSNFHELQLCIGLWGMGTAAAGPAVNALAQESAPRGGEGEALTLPKTAGDAVFLVGPVFLGGFDDFLGSAGASLDIVAGAAAAAAAYALVSLKPVGEEDGDE, from the coding sequence ATGTCGGGCgggatggcggcgtccgggagGTACGTCGCGTCTcgtgcggcgcggcgcggggcgaacgGGGGGTTCGCGGGTGGGGTGCCCTGGAGGGTGCCGATCGTTCGTGCTCGGGCCAAGAGGGCATTTTTCGCCCCCGTGGCGGCATCATCCGCGCGttcccgtcgcgggcgcgtcttggacgtcgcgacccgcgcggtcgagcccgaggcggtcaccgtggacgacgacgatctccTCTTCGGCCTGCCCAAGCGGGACGTCGGAGAGCCCCTCGCCATcctgctcgcgtcgcagtTCGTCCTcttcatcggcgtcggcgcgctgttGCCCGCGCTGCCCCTGTACGCTCAGAACATCGGCCTCTCCGGCAGCGCCAACGGCATCGTGCTctccgccccggcgctcgccatgCTCCTCCTCAACCTCCCCGCGGGGAAGCTCGTGGACTCGTGGGGCCGGAAGCAGATGATGATGGCGGGCATGGCGGTCATCGCGCTCTCGGACCTCGCCACGAGCCAGTGCagaaccgtcgccgcgctcattcccgcgaggctcgcgctcggcgccggacgcgccgcggcggagaacgGCGACAGGGCGTACCTCGCGGACCTCACCGACCGGttcccgtccgcgcggggcacGATGAGCGGGTCGCAGCAGGCGATCCAGGCCTTGGGCCTCGTCATCGGGCCCCTCATCGGAGGGAGAGCCGTCGAGGCTTTCGGCGCGCCCACGGTGTTTTTGCtcatctccggcgccgcATTCGCGTGCACGGGCGGGTACTCGCTGCTCCCCGACatcaacgtcgccgcggaacgcgaggaggaacgcaTCGCGCTGTCGATGGACatgagcgcggaggaggaggaggagatggaacgcgagctggaggcgaTCAAGGCGAAAAGCGACtggcgcgtcctcctcgcatCCGACAGGCAGCGggtcatcaccgccgccgccgcggcgaacgcgctcggcTTCGTCGCCAAGCTCACGTGCATCCCGTGGTTCGCGACGCAGGCGCTGGACGCCACCCCGGCGCAGGTGGGCGAGCTGTTCAGCGTCACGGCGCTTCTCGGGATGGTGTCGGCGCCGTTGTCCGGGATCATCGCGGATAAGATCGGGCTCAAGGCTGTCGTGGTGGCGAGTTTGGGTATGTGCGCGGCTGGCCTCGTCGTGGCGCAGGATTCCTCGAATTTCCACGAGCTGCAGCTGTGCATCGGGCTGTGGGGCatgggcaccgcggcggcgggcccggcggtgaacgcgctggcgcaggaGAGCGCGCCcaggggcggcgagggcgaggcgtTGACGCTGCCAAAGACTGCCGGCGATGCGGTGTTTCTCGTCGGGCCGGTGTtcctcggcgggttcgaTGATTTCCTTGgcagcgcgggggcgtcgttgGACATCGTggcgggtgcggcggcggcggcggcggcgtacgcgctgGTGTCCCTGAAGCCcgtgggcgaggaggacggggacgagtgA
- a CDS encoding predicted protein — protein sequence MWRSRRAVGEVLRAAARRSAGPRCLHRPDHLASAAATTRAPRRVDIDARRPSPGRESRRDSLASSRSFSADASPSSRGACWSCGVATTASDLFFCGGCGGVLPALAEGDDVNGSLLLFRVLGVDPPRFAVSNDELERAMKNLQKTLHPDKFSTAPNVAREHSADQASLVNRAYATLRDPLRRAKYMLRAFGAGVAEESGMGDEQGSPAGDTIDPTLLMDVMETREAIERAGDDASALGAMATANDAAEHECVAALGAAMDAGDLATARKETVRLTYLVRIRDEIKRRLPPG from the coding sequence ATgtggcggtcgcgtcgggcCGTCGGGGAGGtactccgcgccgcggcgcgacggtcggCGGGTCCGCGATGCCTCCATCGTCCGGATCatctcgcgtcggcggcggccacgacgcgcgccccgcgtcgcgtcgacatCGATGCCCGACGCCCATCGCCCGGTCGCGAATCTCGGCgcgactcgctcgcgtcctcgcgatcgttctccgcggacgcgtcgccctcctctcGCGGCGCGTGTTGGTcctgcggcgtcgcgacgaccgcgtccgACCTCTTCTTctgcggcggatgcggcggcgtcctccccgctctcgccgagggcgacgacgtcaacggAAGCCTCCTGCTCTTCAGggtgctcggcgtcgacccgccgAGGTTCGCCGTCTcgaacgacgagctcgagcgcgccatGAAGAACCTTCAGAAGACGTTACACCCCGACAAGTTCTCCACGGCGCcgaacgtcgcgagggagcACAGCGCGGACCAGGCGTCCCTCGTCAATCGAGCGTACGCCACCCTGCGAGATCCGCTGAGGAGGGCCAAGTACATGTTACGAGCGTTTggcgcgggcgtggcggAGGAGTCGGGGATGGGCGACGAACAGGGCTCGCCCGCCGGGGACACCATAGATCCGACGCTGCTGATGGACGTCATGGAGACCAgggaggcgatcgagcgcgcgggcgacgacgcgagcgcgctgggcgcgatggccaccgctaacgacgccgccgagcatgaatgcgtcgcggcgctcggagccgcgatggacgccggggacctggcgacggcgaggaaggagACGGTGCGGCTGACGTACCTGGTGCGGATACGCGACGAGATCAAGCGCAGGCTGCCGCCGGGGTGA
- a CDS encoding predicted protein, with the protein MSFARDEGRTLPPSVDAFINMRDLVVGDNDWYNVTPSVRRAIEGFALILRDHEARLMNGGDSGSPMPTARSPASPRRSPSDELGSSTLEVAQLKDRIARLEEELAVAKRRVAEVTDVAVRAASDAKTAVVEVDAIRPEVDRLANGLSSLHTAVGAHLKDIRGTLANGTPGNSNSPGTPTGTGGSGPPEGGEIGDLTRRVRDLEGDVERIVVGSDGQSAGVARRVAALEDNHKTLERRTRRVERVVEDVRSAEDRRARAEEAERMRELRLGGHAGGGPSGGGGPRRRRGSSSSSSSSEDGREWSSSGRGDDPIAALAGASVSTGLHGGFG; encoded by the coding sequence ATGTCGTTCGCTCGGGACGAGGGGAGGACCCTCCCTCCCTCCGTGGACGCTTTCATAAACATgcgcgacctcgtcgtcggcgacaaCGACTGGTACAACGTCACGCCGTCCGTGCGCCGGGCCATCGAGGGCTTCGCGCTCATCCTGCGCGACCACGAGGCGCGCCTCATGAACGGAGGCGATTCCGGATCGCCGATGCCCACCGCCcggtcgcccgcgtccccgcgccgatccccgTCCGACGAGCTCGGATCCTCCACCCTGGAGGTGGCGCAGCTCAAGGACAGGatcgcgaggctcgaggaggagctcgcggtcGCCAAACGACGGGTCGCGGAGgtcaccgacgtcgccgtgaggGCCGCGTCCGATGCCAAGACGGCTGtcgtcgaggtggacgcgatACGGCCAGAGGTCGATCGACTCGCGAACGGGCTCTCCTCGCTGCACACCGCGGTGGGGGCGCACCTGAAGGACATCCGCGGTACGCTCGCGAACGGTACCCCCGGTAACTCCAACAGTCCCGGAACGCCGACCGGGACGGGTGGGTCCGGTCcccccgagggcggcgagatTGGCGACCtcacgcggcgggtgcgggacctcgagggcgacgtggagAGGATCGTCGTGGGATCGGACGGGCAgtccgccggcgtcgcccgtcgcgtcgccgccctggagGATAACCACAAGACCCTGGAGCgcaggacgcggcgggtggagcGCGTGGTGGAGGACGTGAGGTCCGCGGAGgacaggcgcgcgagggcggaggaggcggagaggatGCGGGAACTTCGGCTCGGCGGAcacgcgggcgggggtccgagcgggggtggcggtccgcggcgccggcggggttcgtcctcgtcctcgtcctcgtccgaggACGGGCGGGAGTGGAGCTCCTCTGGAAGGGGGGACGatcccatcgcggcgctcgcgggcgcgtcggtgagcaCCGGCCTGCACGGCGGCTTCggatga
- a CDS encoding cystathionine beta-lyase, with protein sequence MATKLVHPAAHVHDPFDSTNPPLYQTATFGQPSATENGPYDYTRSGNPTRDLLEKEMAALEGADRAFAFSSGMSALMCVTRLVKTGERIVTGDDIYGGTSRLLAQVVPKVGIEVVNVDMNDLDAVRRAIESGPTTMVMLESPTNPRLQITDIRRISEMAHAKGALVCVDNSMMAPVFAKPLELGADISMTSATKFISGQSDITGGILAVKGEQLGKDIYFHQNAEGLHLGPFDCWLALRGIKTMALRMERQQENAMKMARWLEAHPAVTYVNYPGLESNKGHGLHKSQASGTGSILSFATGDVNLSKIVVEKTELFKITVSFGNTSSLISLPCFMSHASIPAEVRAARGLPDDLVRISAGIEDADDLIADLEEAFEEAMAATGWHSKNGGGGRVTDGSASLMDAAARREDELLRRIAALEAQLAGQHNVKSPPR encoded by the coding sequence ATGGCGACGAAGCTTGTGCatcccgccgcgcacgtccacGACCCGTTCGACTCCACCAACCCGCCGCTGTACCAGACCGCCACCTTCGGTCAGCCCTCCGCCACGGAGAACGGCCCTTACGACTACACGAGGTCCGGTAACCCCACTCGCGATTTACTCGAGAAGGAGATggccgcgctggagggcgCCGACAGAGCGTTTGCCTTCTCCTCCGGCATGAGCGCGCTCATGTGCGTCACCAGGCTGGTGAAGACCGGCGAGCGGatcgtcaccggcgacgacatcTACGGCGGGACCTCGCGTCTCTTGGCGCAGGTTGTGCCCAAGGTTGGCATCGAAGTCGTCAACGTCGACATGAACGATTTGGACGCGGTTCGACGCGCCATCGAATCCGGGCCAACCACGATGGTCATGCTGGAGTCTCCAACCAACCCGCGGCTGCAGATCACCGACATCCGCAGAATCTCGGAGATGGCGCACGCCAAGGGTGCGCTCGTGTGCGTGGACAACTCCATGATGGCCCCGGTGTTTGCCAAGCCTCTCGAGTTGGGAGCGGACATCTCGATGACCTCCGCGACAAAGTTCATCAGCGGCCAATCCGACATCACCGGAGGCATCCTGGCCGTCAAGGGCGAGCAGCTCGGTAAGGACATCTACTTCCACCAGAACGCGGAGGGTTTGCACCTCGGCCCGTTCGACTGCTGGCTGGCGCTGAGGGGCATCAAGACGATGGCGCTGCGCATGGAGCGGCAGCAGGAGAACGCGATGAAGATGGCGCGTTGGCTCGAAGCTCACCCCGCGGTGACCTACGTCAACTACCCCGGGCTGGAGTCCAACAAGGGCCACGGCCTCCACAAGTCGCAGGCCAGCGGCACGGGCAGCATCCTGTCCttcgccaccggcgacgtcaaCCTCAGCAAAATCGTGGTGGAGAAGACGGAGTTGTTCAAGATCACGGTGTCATTCGGTAACACCTCGTCGCTCATCTCGCTGCCGTGTTTCatgtcgcacgcgtcgatccCCGCGGAGGTGCGGGCGGCTCGCGGCCTGCCCGACGACCTCGTGCGAATCAGCGCCGgcatcgaggacgccgacgatctCATCGCGGAcctggaggaggcgttcgaggAGGCCATGGCGGCCACGGGCTGGCACTCcaagaacggcggcgggggacgcgtcaccgacggTTCCGCGAGCctgatggacgcggcggcgaggagggaggaTGAGCTGTTGAGGaggatcgcggcgctcgaggctcaGCTCGCGGGGCAGCACAACGTGAAGAGCCCGCCGCGGTAG